GAAAAAGGAATGGGCCCAGCGCTGGAATCCCTACGGGATTTGCTCCTGGCCGCCGGAGGACACTCGCATCGAGAGCTTCCACACCCATGTGCGCGAGCAGGCCAGGGCCCTCCTCGGGCAGGACCTCGCCCGGAGCGAGAAGTTCACCACCTCGATCAAGGACGGCCTCGACATGCGCGAGACGCTGCGCAATTTTCACACCGGCGATCTCTACGTGAAGGAGATACCGCCCGCGCGCGGCGCGATCGAGGTGGTGGTGTTTCTTTTCGACACCCCCGCCGATCCGGAAAAGTACGCCTGGCGGACGATGTGGTACGCCGAGCACGAGGAAGAATCCACCCTCTGCATGTACGCCACCCCCTTCGAGGAGAATCTCGTCGGGCCGGGGGTGGCGGAGTCAACCTACGGCGGGGCGTTTTTCGTCTTTCCGCCGCGCTTGATCGCGGACGTGTGGACGGACCCGCGCTTCGCCTTCGCCCAGACGCTCGAGGAGCGGCTCATCGCGGGCGCCTGCTTTCACTCGCAGGAGCGCTTCGTCGCCCTCGTCTCGCCGTCGCCCCCGCTGCCGAGATGGCGCCAGATCGCCCGGATGACGAAAAAGCACCTCATCCACATCCCGCTCGGGCGATTCTCCAGAGACACCCTCGAGCGTAGCCGCCGCTTCCACGTCCTCAACGGGAGGGAGGTGCGCTCCTACGCCGCGCGGTTTATAAGGGAGATGTGAGGGGGAGCAGGCAGAATGGCAAAAATTGCCGAAACATATATTCATCTTGATCTAGATGCAACTGAGGTGCCTTCTGGGCAGATCAAAGAGTTTTTATCTGAAGTGGCTACGGCAACTGCGAAGGAAATATTTTTTCAGAACGTAAGCATAGAAATAGAGCAAGAAGAAGGTTCGTGGAAAGTCAGAGTGTTCGTGGTAGGGGCGATTATTTTTACTTTCGTAGTTAATTATGGATCGTTTCGTTCGGGAGTTGATTACATTATTCGAGATGCCCGAGCCTTTTCCGAAATTGTGATAGATAGGTTTGTCCAAGAAAGGCCCATAGAATCCGAAGCTATTCTCAGGACGGAGAGGAGGCTCGGATTGCCAGGAAAAATGCACAGACTATTTAGGCAAATCGACAGAATTAAGGCGCATGCCAATTCTTATAATGACGAGCATCTCTCCCAAGAGGTTGCACAAATTAAAAAAGAGATAGATACGATAGCTGTTCAATTAGCTGCTGATCCAAATGATCGAGATGCCTTGGAAAATTTCCTTGGGCCGGAGCTTCGGGAGGAGTTGAACAATTTGAAGAGTGCTTTGGAGAGCAGGATGCTTTTCTTTAGTCCGTATGGGCAAGCAATTCTTCGTAGTGGTGAGTCTCTGCCGCCAGATTGGACCTCTGTAACAGATATGGGCGTCTTGCCCTCGGGCAAACCTGATCTTCATATCAATCTTGAATCGGGTAGTATCCCTCATCCGAATCCCAGGCTGGTTTATCGGCGGGAGGAAGATGAGATCGAGATGTTTATAGAAGAGATAAGGAGAAATTGTGCTCCTTGATCGAAAGGGAACCGACGTGGATTACCGCCGAGACATCGAACTATGATCTCGGTTGTCAGTATCAACTACAAGTGACTAGCCGCCCGCTCGATCCTGCCCGCGAAAGCGAATTTTTCGGAAAATGGCGAAAAAATCCAGGAAAGCGAAGAAAAAACCGCAAGGGAAAAGACAGGTGTCCCCTATTTTCCTGAACCGGAAGGCCCCGAAGTGGGGGGTTTTCACCGTCCAGGCGATGAAGGAGGGCCGGGAATTCCTCCATGCGGGCCGGTATCCGGAGGCGGAAGAAGTTTTCCGGCGGATCGTGGAAGAGCACCCCGGGCATCCCCAGGCGCTGAATCTGCTGGGCCTGACGATGCACTATCTGGACGATAACGCCGGCGCCATCGCCTGCATGAAAAAATCCATCGAGATTGACGCTTCCATCGCCGGCTTTTACATCAACCTGGGCTTTCCTTATCTGGCGCTGCTGGATTGGGGCGAGGCGGCGTCGTGCTTCGAAAAAGCGGTGCGCCTCAAGGGGGACTCTCCCGCGGCGCTCAGCAACCTGGCGCTGGCCTTGTGGCGGATGGGGAAGGTGGATGAGGCGTGGCCGTATTGCCAGAAGGCGCTGGAGATAGAGCCCGGCCGGGTGGATTCGCTTTGCCTTTTCGGGAACCTGCTTTGCGAGAAGCTGAATTTCGCGGAGGCGGAGAAATATTACGCGGAGACCCTGCGGCGAAGTCCGGGACATGAAGAGGCCTTGAAGGGATATGCCGAGGTGTTGATGTGGACCATAAAAGAATCCTACGACCCGGCGATCGGTCAGGTACTCTTGGATTGTTTCAAGTTGAATGTCGTGGCCCCGGATTATCTCGCGCGCCCCATGGCGAAACAGTTGCGGGGCAAGCACCGCCTGGACGAGAGGCTGGAGGAAATTTGCGCAGACGTTTCCCCCCATCTCCGCGCGCTGGCCTCGGATGAAATGCTTGTGCTCTATCTGGAGAAGGCGCAAAACATCGATGGCGGGATCGAGATTCTCCTGACCGCGATCCGCCGCGCTTTTTTGAATTCGGCGCCCGGGGACTGGCCGGACTTCGGGGCGGAGATGCGCCTCGCGCGCGCCCTTTCGAAGCAGTGTTTCATGAACGAGTATGTGTTCTTGACGGAGGCCGAGGAGGAGGAGCGCCTGAGCGCGCTTCGGGAGCATGTCGGGCGCCGGGTGGAAGCCGGGGAAGCCCCCTCGCCGGAGCTGGAGCACGGCCTTTTGATCCTGAGCATGTATGCGCCGCTCTACCGGCTGCCTGACGCCGAAAAGATCGGCGCGTTCCCTCTGGAGGATTGGTCTCTCCCGCTTCACGATCTCATCTCGCGGCAGCTCCACGAGCCGCTGAAAGAGGAGGCGCTCAAGGCCGGGCTCGAGCGGATCGGCGAGATAGAAGATTCCGTTTCCAGGGCGGTGCAGGCGCAATACGAGGAAAACCCGTATCCGCGCTGGACAACCGTTCCGCAATTGCACACCGTCCGGCTGGACGCTTTTTTCCGGGAAAATTTCCCCCACTTTTCGCCGCCCTCCTTTTTGGAGGGTTCCTTTGAGGTTCTCGTTCCGGGCTGCGGAACCCGGCAACCGATCGAGGCCGCGATGAAATATGCAAAAGGGAATGTGCTGGCCGTCGATCTCAGCCAGAGCAGCCTCGCCCATGCCCGGCGCGTGGCGGAGGCGGCCGGCATTCAAAACCTCCGGTTTGCCCAGGGGGATGTGATGAATCTCGCGAGCCTGGATCAGAAGTTTCAGGTTATCGAGTGCACGGGGGTTCTGCATCACATGGAAGATCCGCTGGCGGGTTGGCGGGTGTTGACGGATCTTTTGGTGGACGGCGGGATGATGCAGATCGGCCTCTACAGCGAGACGGCCCGCAGGCCTGTTGTGCAGGCCCGGGAAAAAATCCGGGCGCGGGACATGGAGCCGACCCAAGAGAACATCCGGAAATTCCGGCGGGAGATCATCGCGGGCGGGGAGCAGGCGGGAGAGTTGTCGAATCTCCTGAATTCCCGCGATTTTTTCTCCATGAGCGGTTGCCGCGACTTTCTCTTTCACGTCCAGGAGCGCCGGTTCACCATTCCGCAGATTCGCGAAGCGCTGGACAATCTCGGGCTCCGGTTTGTCGGCTTTATCTTCATGAATCCATGGGTGAAGGTGGCGTATGGAAAGGAATTTCCCGGCGATCCGCACATGACAGATTTGGCGTGCTGGGAGGCGTTTGAGGAGAAAGAACCTTACGCCTTCGCGGCGATGTATGATTTTCTGTGCGTGAAGGAGGGCGGATGAGCGACGCGAAAAAAGGCGAAGAGCTGATCGAGCGGATGCGCGCGGCGCGGGGCTTCATGTTCCCGGGCTTCGAGCATCTGTGCCGGGAGGACCCCGAACTCGTCGAGCGCTACGAGGCGCTCAAGGACCACATCATGCAAAAGAAGGGGGCGTTCCCGGAAAAATACAAGGAACTCTTCATCTCTCTCGCCATCACCGTGCGCGATCCCTCCGCGAAGG
This is a stretch of genomic DNA from bacterium. It encodes these proteins:
- a CDS encoding carboxymuconolactone decarboxylase family protein — protein: MSDAKKGEELIERMRAARGFMFPGFEHLCREDPELVERYEALKDHIMQKKGAFPEKYKELFISLAITVRDPSAKEGIRSHVRRALQLGATPAEVLETFESALAPCGMMVLLAGCTALKEVLDEGD
- a CDS encoding tetratricopeptide repeat protein, which gives rise to MSPIFLNRKAPKWGVFTVQAMKEGREFLHAGRYPEAEEVFRRIVEEHPGHPQALNLLGLTMHYLDDNAGAIACMKKSIEIDASIAGFYINLGFPYLALLDWGEAASCFEKAVRLKGDSPAALSNLALALWRMGKVDEAWPYCQKALEIEPGRVDSLCLFGNLLCEKLNFAEAEKYYAETLRRSPGHEEALKGYAEVLMWTIKESYDPAIGQVLLDCFKLNVVAPDYLARPMAKQLRGKHRLDERLEEICADVSPHLRALASDEMLVLYLEKAQNIDGGIEILLTAIRRAFLNSAPGDWPDFGAEMRLARALSKQCFMNEYVFLTEAEEEERLSALREHVGRRVEAGEAPSPELEHGLLILSMYAPLYRLPDAEKIGAFPLEDWSLPLHDLISRQLHEPLKEEALKAGLERIGEIEDSVSRAVQAQYEENPYPRWTTVPQLHTVRLDAFFRENFPHFSPPSFLEGSFEVLVPGCGTRQPIEAAMKYAKGNVLAVDLSQSSLAHARRVAEAAGIQNLRFAQGDVMNLASLDQKFQVIECTGVLHHMEDPLAGWRVLTDLLVDGGMMQIGLYSETARRPVVQAREKIRARDMEPTQENIRKFRREIIAGGEQAGELSNLLNSRDFFSMSGCRDFLFHVQERRFTIPQIREALDNLGLRFVGFIFMNPWVKVAYGKEFPGDPHMTDLACWEAFEEKEPYAFAAMYDFLCVKEGG